A genomic window from Triticum urartu cultivar G1812 chromosome 7, Tu2.1, whole genome shotgun sequence includes:
- the LOC125521373 gene encoding uncharacterized protein LOC125521373 — protein sequence MAAKVLQLRSSDGKVLVAPAWDYRPAAAQALPLETRVSSRALERVLQYWTKHRLAKATGESRESLARWDADFQRRLEEDGLAKEAAAAAQELRRYGVDHGGRPHRHAAASDVAAPAKAARADPVRVWCVNHGERSHAPAMPGSFDATDIASAARPGPATTLPAAAGADPVDARCAIRARGRQMAEDEELACHHRKRPASKAPLCLPATAVAPVKKVSCPVASKARSFVGSTPLPLTAAAPGVKKATPAASTLRARRGMGELSCKIPKQNRVVAAAPRKQPIPWLRPVVLRPC from the coding sequence ATGGCGGCGAAGGTGCTCCAGCTCCGTAGCTCCGACGGCAAGGTGCTCGTCGCTCCGGCGTGGGACTATCGCCCGGCCGCCGCCCAAGCCCTCCCGCTGGAGACGCGGGTGTCCTCGCGCGCCCTCGAGAGGGTGCTCCAGTACTGGACCAAGCACAGGCTTGCCAAGGCCACCGGTGAGTCCCGGGAGTCCCTCGCCCGCTGGGACGCCGACTTCCAGCGCCGTCTCGAGGAAGACGGCCTCGCCAAGgaggccgccgcagccgcccaaGAACTCCGCCGCTACGGCGTCGACCACGGAGGGCGTCCCCATCGCCACGCGGCCGCATCTGATGTCGCTGCTCCTGCCAAGGCGGCCCGTGCTGATCCCGTCCGTGTCTGGTGTGTCAACCACGGAGAACGCAGCCATGCGCCGGCGATGCCCGGCTCCTTCGATGCCACTGATATTGCCTCCGCCGCGCGCCCTGGGCCTGCCACCACCTTGCCGGCTGCTGCTGGTGCTGACCCCGTGGATGCCCGGTGCGCGATCCGTGCCCGTGGACGCCAGATGGCTGAAGACGAGGAGCTCGCTTGCCACCACCGCAAGCGCCCGGCTTCCAAGGCTCCACTCTGCCTGCCTGCCACTGCTGTTGCGCCCGTGAAGAAGGTCTCTTGTCCCGTCGCTTCCAAGGCTCGCTCTTTCGTCGGCTCTACACCACTGCCTCTCACTGCTGCTGCGCCCGGTGTGAAGAAGGCGACTCCAGCAGCTTCAACTCTGCGCGCAAGAAGGGGGATGGGGGAGCTCAGCTGCAAGATTCCCAAGCAAAACCGTGTCGTCGCTGCAGCACCAAGGAAGCAACCAATTCCTTGGCTGCGTCCAGTGGTATTACGCCCTTGCTAG